In Amaranthus tricolor cultivar Red isolate AtriRed21 chromosome 5, ASM2621246v1, whole genome shotgun sequence, a genomic segment contains:
- the LOC130812780 gene encoding putative pectate lyase 2, producing MKQREELAKCSKGFAGKMYNNFGKGLTYYVVTDPRDDPINPKKGTLRYGVTMVSGKVWISFSRDMDIKLARTLLIGSYTTIDGRGATINLSNAGLMLYNVTDVIIHGLRIHGVVPQPASQLMAPGGKLTSLSQIDGDAIRLLSAKKVWIDHNTLSKCEDGLIDVTLGSTSITISNNWFRDHDKVMLLGHNDDYVDDKNMKVTVVYNRFGPNCHQRMPRVRHGYAHVANNLYLGWEVYAIGGSSNPSIKSDHNLFVAPKGKSKEVIMNIKGKGKWFFRSVGDVLENGASFKESVEGFVKPNYSVDEAFQVASGTIVRKLTRSAGALKCKGGSIC from the exons ATGAAACAAAGAGAAGAGCTCGCAAAATGCTCGAAGGGATTTGCCGGAAAAATGTACAACAACTTCGGAAAAGGCTTGACATACTATGTTGTCACCGATCCTAGAGATGATCCGATTAACCCTAAGAAGGGAACTCTTAGGTATGGAGTCACCATGGTGTCCGGAAAAGTATGGATCTCGTTTTCGAGAGATATGGACATTAAGCTTGCAAGGACATTGCTTATCGGAAGCTATACCACCATCGATGGGCGTGGTGCTACTATCAATCTTTCTAATGCAGGCCTCATGCTCTACAAT GTTACTGATGTCATCATCCATGGCTTAAGAATCCACGGCGTTGTACCCCAACCAGCCAGCCAACTAATGGCACCTGGCGGAAAGCTAACTTCTTTGAGCCAGATTGACGGAGATGCCATCAGGCTGCTCAGTGCGAAAAAAGTATGGATCGATCACAATACCCTCTCCAAGTGTGAGGATGGTCTGATTGATGTAACCCTTGGCTCAACCAGCATAACCATATCGAACAACTGGTTCCGTGACCATGACAAAGTCATGCTTCTAGGTCACAATGATGATTACGTAGATGATAAGAACATGAAGGTTACCGTCGTCTACAACCGCTTCGGACCCAATTGCCACCAACGCATGCCTAG AGTTCGTCACGGTTATGCTCATGTGGCTAACAATTTATACTTAGGATGGGAAGTTTATGCCATTGGAGGAAGCTCAAACCCTAGTATCAAGAGTGATCATAACCTATTTGTTGCCCCCAAGGGTAAATCAAAAGAG GTCATAATGAACATCAAGGGAAAAGGAAAATGGTTTTTTAGATCTGTTGGGGATGTACTAGAGAATGGAGCCTCTTTCAAGGAAAGCGTTGAAGGCTTTGTAAAGCCAAACTACAGCGTTGATGAGGCGTTTCAAGTGGCAAGTGGTACAATTGTGAGGAAACTAACAAGATCAGCTGGAGCTCTAAAATGCAAAGGAGGATCAATATGCTAA